A window of the Euzebya pacifica genome harbors these coding sequences:
- a CDS encoding M20/M25/M40 family metallo-hydrolase, protein MAPTTSEIIAAVDAGHATARADLEALCRIPSIAFDGFDMAPVHESARATAELLERSGLQDVRLLEGGGAPPAVFGEVHVDDDRPTVLLYAHHDVQPTGDVDAWTSPPFEPTERNGRLYGRGCADDKAGVVAHATAIAAWNQLGGPPVNVKVIIEGEEEIGSPHLDAFLAEHGDLLAADAVVVADLVNWQVGTPSLTYLLRGMVDVAVEIRVLEHAVHSGMYGGPVPDPLTAMAKLIAGLTDETGALVIPELRKGLRSPTPEEMRRLEALDFDEDRFRGEASLGADVRLGGDPDLPALQKIWMEPNLTVLGIDTPSVQQASNAIQPIARAKLGLRLGPGQDAKAARQALVDHLNAQAPMGLEVTATPGAAGDPFETELDRPPVRAMLAALEKGYGAAPVLMGSGGSIPLLGPLQTANPDASMLLLGVEDPDSRAHGIDESLHLEDWKSACRSVALLFAELAG, encoded by the coding sequence ATGGCTCCGACCACATCCGAGATCATCGCCGCCGTCGACGCCGGGCACGCCACCGCCCGGGCGGACCTCGAGGCGTTGTGCCGCATCCCCTCCATCGCCTTCGACGGCTTCGACATGGCCCCGGTGCACGAGAGCGCCCGCGCCACCGCGGAGCTGCTGGAGCGCTCCGGCCTGCAGGACGTCCGCCTGCTCGAGGGGGGCGGCGCCCCACCGGCGGTGTTCGGCGAGGTGCACGTGGACGACGACAGGCCCACGGTGCTGCTGTACGCCCACCACGACGTGCAGCCGACCGGCGACGTCGACGCGTGGACATCACCGCCGTTCGAGCCCACCGAACGCAACGGTCGCCTCTACGGGCGCGGCTGCGCTGACGACAAGGCCGGCGTGGTGGCCCACGCCACCGCGATCGCCGCCTGGAACCAGCTCGGCGGGCCGCCGGTCAACGTGAAGGTCATCATCGAGGGTGAGGAGGAGATCGGTTCGCCGCACCTCGACGCGTTCCTCGCCGAGCACGGTGACCTCCTCGCTGCCGACGCCGTCGTGGTCGCCGACCTCGTCAACTGGCAGGTCGGCACCCCCTCGCTGACCTACCTGCTCCGGGGCATGGTCGACGTGGCCGTGGAGATCCGGGTGCTGGAGCACGCCGTGCACAGCGGGATGTACGGCGGCCCCGTCCCCGACCCGTTGACGGCGATGGCCAAGCTGATCGCCGGCCTCACCGACGAGACGGGCGCCCTGGTCATCCCCGAGCTGCGGAAGGGGCTTCGTTCCCCCACCCCCGAGGAGATGCGACGCCTGGAGGCCCTGGACTTCGACGAGGACCGGTTCCGTGGGGAGGCCAGCCTCGGCGCCGACGTGCGCCTGGGTGGGGACCCGGACCTGCCGGCCCTCCAGAAGATCTGGATGGAGCCCAACCTGACCGTCCTCGGCATCGACACCCCGTCGGTGCAGCAGGCGAGCAACGCCATCCAGCCGATCGCCCGCGCCAAGCTCGGCCTGCGCCTCGGGCCGGGCCAGGACGCCAAGGCGGCACGACAGGCCCTGGTGGACCACCTCAACGCCCAGGCTCCCATGGGCCTGGAGGTCACCGCCACACCCGGCGCTGCCGGCGACCCGTTCGAGACCGAGCTGGACCGTCCGCCGGTGCGCGCGATGCTTGCGGCCCTGGAGAAGGGCTACGGCGCTGCCCCGGTCCTGATGGGCAGCGGCGGGTCGATCCCGCTGCTCGGCCCCCTGCAGACGGCCAACCCGGACGCGTCGATGTTGTTGCTCGGCGTCGAGGACCCGGACTCCCGCGCGCACGGGATCGACGAGTCCCTGCACCTGGAGGACTGGAAGTCCGCCTGTCGCTCGGTGGCGCTGCTGTTCGCCGAGCTGGCCGGCTGA
- a CDS encoding acyl-CoA thioesterase: MHHTFIHPIDVRYLEVDQQGVVFNMWYLAYFDDALTAFLAHRGVPYQDMMDRGFDVQLVNTDITWRRGVGWGDEVGVAVSTARLGSTSFVLDFSVRVDDEECVTGRTVYVVVATDGSGKRPIPDFLRAALEPVEPLLGAVSG, from the coding sequence GTGCACCACACCTTCATCCACCCGATCGACGTCCGATACCTCGAGGTCGACCAGCAGGGCGTGGTCTTCAACATGTGGTACCTGGCGTACTTCGACGACGCCCTGACGGCCTTCCTCGCCCATCGTGGCGTCCCCTACCAGGACATGATGGACAGGGGGTTCGACGTCCAGCTGGTCAACACCGACATCACCTGGCGCCGTGGGGTCGGGTGGGGTGACGAGGTCGGGGTGGCCGTCTCGACTGCCCGGCTCGGCTCCACGTCCTTCGTGCTGGACTTCTCCGTCCGGGTCGACGACGAGGAGTGCGTCACCGGTCGCACGGTCTACGTGGTCGTGGCCACCGACGGGTCCGGCAAGCGGCCCATCCCGGACTTCCTCCGGGCTGCGCTCGAGCCCGTCGAGCCGTTGCTGGGTGCCGTCTCGGGATGA
- a CDS encoding thymidine kinase, translating to MATLTFSHAPMGGGKSLAALVRHHHVTARGLKGMLIVMQPRQEGVVASRVGVSAPANVITTTSDVFAMVADGLRDEEVHHVVADEAHFYAPEQIDQLARVADQLNVPVEAYGLLTDFRTKLFPASARLIELADRHVALPTQPLCACGNIATHNARLVDGVMVTDGDQVLVGDVTGDRVRYEPVCRRCHAVVNDPALVSLP from the coding sequence GTGGCAACCCTCACCTTCTCCCACGCCCCGATGGGCGGCGGCAAGAGCCTGGCGGCGCTCGTCCGCCATCACCACGTCACCGCACGTGGGCTCAAGGGCATGCTCATCGTCATGCAGCCACGGCAGGAGGGTGTGGTGGCATCCCGGGTGGGCGTGTCAGCACCGGCCAACGTGATCACGACCACCTCCGATGTCTTCGCGATGGTGGCCGACGGACTCCGTGACGAGGAGGTCCACCATGTCGTCGCCGACGAGGCCCACTTCTACGCCCCGGAGCAGATCGACCAGCTGGCCCGCGTGGCCGACCAGCTGAACGTCCCGGTGGAGGCCTACGGCCTGCTGACGGACTTCCGCACCAAGCTGTTCCCGGCGTCGGCGCGCCTGATCGAGCTGGCTGACCGCCACGTCGCGCTGCCGACCCAGCCGTTGTGTGCTTGCGGGAACATCGCCACGCACAACGCGCGCCTGGTCGACGGGGTCATGGTGACCGATGGCGACCAGGTGCTGGTGGGCGATGTCACGGGCGATCGGGTTCGCTATGAGCCCGTCTGCCGCCGCTGCCACGCGGTCGTCAACGACCCGGCGCTGGTCTCCCTCCCCTAG
- a CDS encoding beta-ketoacyl-ACP synthase III: MTHHQHVPAMVLAGLGAYLPEEVVTNDDLSRVMDTSDEWISSRTGISQRRRAAEGQTSLHLAVEAGREALKHHGEGTAIDAVVVATSTPHRLCPATAPDVATALGLGHVPAFDVAAVCSGFVYAAATAQGLIAAGTARTVLVIGSDVFSSFLYPSDRNTRVIFGDGAGAAVVRAGDHDEPGAFGAFDLGSDGEGSDLITIGGGGSMPPSEDAPAGRDQFLAMEGREVYRRSIPGMADSCRVALDRRGWSIEDVDVMIGHQANIRILDAVARNLDLERERCYVNIDRVGNTAGASIPIAMTHAHADGAVRAGDKVLLTAFGAGLTWGSTTLTWPELPTI; encoded by the coding sequence ATGACTCACCACCAGCACGTCCCCGCCATGGTCCTCGCCGGACTGGGCGCGTACCTGCCGGAGGAGGTCGTGACCAACGACGACCTCTCCCGGGTCATGGACACCTCCGACGAGTGGATCTCCTCTCGCACGGGGATCAGTCAGCGTCGACGTGCGGCCGAGGGGCAGACCTCGCTGCACCTCGCCGTCGAGGCCGGACGCGAGGCGCTCAAGCATCACGGTGAGGGCACGGCGATCGATGCGGTCGTCGTGGCCACCTCCACGCCGCATCGGCTGTGCCCGGCCACGGCCCCGGACGTCGCCACGGCGCTCGGACTCGGCCACGTCCCCGCCTTCGACGTCGCCGCGGTCTGCAGCGGGTTCGTGTACGCCGCAGCCACGGCCCAGGGCCTGATCGCGGCCGGCACCGCGCGGACCGTGCTGGTCATCGGCAGCGACGTCTTCTCCAGCTTCCTGTACCCGAGCGACCGCAACACGCGGGTCATCTTCGGTGACGGTGCCGGCGCGGCGGTCGTTCGCGCCGGCGACCACGACGAACCGGGCGCGTTCGGCGCCTTCGACCTGGGATCCGACGGTGAGGGGTCGGACCTGATCACCATCGGTGGCGGCGGCAGCATGCCGCCCAGCGAGGACGCCCCTGCCGGCCGGGACCAGTTCCTGGCCATGGAGGGTCGCGAGGTCTATCGCCGATCCATCCCCGGCATGGCCGATTCCTGCCGGGTCGCGCTGGATCGGCGCGGCTGGTCCATCGAGGACGTCGACGTCATGATCGGCCACCAGGCCAACATCCGCATCCTCGACGCCGTCGCCCGCAACCTCGACCTCGAGCGCGAGCGGTGCTACGTCAACATCGACCGGGTCGGCAACACCGCAGGGGCCTCCATCCCCATCGCCATGACCCATGCCCACGCCGACGGTGCCGTGCGTGCTGGCGACAAGGTGCTCCTGACGGCGTTCGGGGCCGGGCTGACGTGGGGATCCACCACGCTGACCTGGCCCGAGCTGCCCACCATCTGA
- a CDS encoding acyl carrier protein, whose amino-acid sequence MSVYTKIVALLDDKFGIAADEVTETTTFEELDLDSLDLVEFSMAAEDELGVKIEDEEAAELKTVGDAVKLLESKGASV is encoded by the coding sequence ATGTCTGTCTACACCAAGATCGTCGCCCTGCTGGACGACAAGTTCGGCATCGCTGCCGACGAGGTCACCGAGACCACCACGTTCGAGGAGCTCGACCTCGACTCCCTCGACCTCGTCGAGTTCTCCATGGCCGCCGAGGACGAGCTCGGCGTGAAGATCGAGGACGAGGAAGCCGCCGAGCTCAAGACCGTCGGCGACGCCGTCAAGCTGCTGGAGTCCAAGGGCGCGTCGGTCTAG
- the fabF gene encoding beta-ketoacyl-ACP synthase II, translating to MSTPVAITGIGLVTPGGIGAAASWEAVLRGESTATPDPVLEGMDVDFSCRIPDFDANALLGRRARKLDRFVQLALVAAREAIADADLDHETWDGPRVGVVLGCGMGGAPTWEEQHGVLMERGPNRVSPHLIPRMIPNMAAGHIAMDFGAHGPNLATATACASGATAIGYALDLLRVGRCDIVIAGGTEAGITPLSIAGFNNMTALSTRRDDPTAASRPFDAGRDGFVAAEAAGVLVLERVADADARGVRTYAKLAGYGASADGHHVTAPDPQGAGGEMAVRAALADAGLEPGDIDHVNAHGTSTPLNDVSEARMIARVLGDRPAVTSTKGVTGHALGGAGAIEAAFSALTLHHQVIPPTANLDSQDPEIQIDVVSKAPRETKVEAVISDSFGFGGQNAVLAFTA from the coding sequence ATGAGCACACCCGTTGCGATCACCGGCATCGGCCTGGTCACCCCCGGCGGTATCGGGGCTGCGGCCTCCTGGGAGGCGGTCCTCCGAGGCGAGAGCACGGCCACGCCCGACCCCGTCCTGGAGGGCATGGACGTCGACTTCTCCTGCCGGATCCCGGACTTCGACGCCAACGCCCTGCTGGGCCGACGTGCTCGGAAGCTGGACCGGTTCGTGCAGCTCGCGCTGGTGGCGGCCCGTGAGGCGATCGCCGACGCGGACCTCGACCACGAGACCTGGGACGGTCCGCGCGTCGGCGTCGTCCTCGGGTGTGGCATGGGCGGGGCTCCCACGTGGGAGGAGCAGCACGGCGTGCTGATGGAACGGGGCCCCAACCGGGTGTCCCCGCACCTCATCCCACGGATGATCCCCAACATGGCGGCCGGGCACATCGCCATGGACTTCGGCGCGCACGGCCCGAACCTGGCCACGGCCACCGCCTGCGCGTCGGGGGCGACCGCCATCGGCTACGCCCTGGACCTGCTGCGGGTCGGACGGTGCGACATCGTCATCGCCGGTGGCACCGAAGCGGGCATCACGCCGCTGTCGATCGCCGGCTTCAACAACATGACGGCCCTGTCGACCCGTCGCGACGACCCCACCGCCGCGTCCCGGCCGTTCGACGCCGGCCGCGACGGCTTCGTCGCCGCCGAGGCCGCCGGTGTGCTGGTGCTCGAGCGGGTCGCCGACGCCGACGCCCGTGGCGTGCGGACCTACGCGAAGCTTGCCGGCTACGGCGCCAGCGCCGACGGACACCACGTGACCGCACCGGACCCGCAGGGTGCCGGCGGCGAGATGGCCGTCCGGGCCGCGCTGGCCGATGCCGGCCTCGAACCGGGCGACATCGACCACGTGAACGCCCACGGGACCTCGACCCCGCTCAACGACGTCTCCGAGGCCCGGATGATCGCCCGTGTCCTTGGCGACCGTCCGGCGGTGACGTCCACCAAGGGCGTCACGGGGCACGCGCTGGGTGGCGCCGGGGCGATCGAGGCCGCGTTCAGCGCCTTGACCCTGCACCACCAGGTGATCCCGCCGACCGCGAACCTCGACAGCCAGGACCCGGAGATCCAGATCGACGTGGTCTCCAAGGCCCCCCGCGAGACGAAGGTCGAGGCCGTGATCTCCGACTCCTTCGGGTTCGGTGGCCAGAACGCCGTCCTGGCGTTCACCGCCTGA
- a CDS encoding acyl-CoA carboxylase subunit beta: protein MTDTQAPVQRPDARGRIDTLADDGSFVEFGSQARHHVTAFGLADKRPDGDGVVTGTVTVDGRPVALFAQDPTALGGSLGEVHAQKIAMVQDKASRGRIPVVGLLDSGGARIQEGVAALDGYAHIFHRNVRSSGRVPQISVVLGPCAGGAVYSPALTDVVIMARDRAHMFVTGPKVVKAVTFEDVSLADLGGADVHSTTSGVAHLVADDAEGALELTRRVLSYLPSSAWEEPPLAAPVPPEAMPEIPTDHRQPYDVRDVIRGIVDGGSMLELSEAFARNIVTSFARMDGRPVGVVANQPSVLAGCLDIAASEKAARFVRLCDAFGLPLVVLVDVPGFLPGTGQESAGIIRKGAKLLYAFSEATVPRATVILRKAYGGAYIVMNSRNIGADAVYSWPGAEVAVMGAEGAVDVLYRRPIAEDPASRPEYLAKYKAEALRPDLPNEILSVDETIDPGDTRRVLLGTLNAVRGSLEPGFRHDNLPQ, encoded by the coding sequence ATGACCGACACCCAAGCGCCCGTCCAGCGGCCCGACGCCCGGGGCCGGATCGACACGCTCGCCGACGACGGCTCCTTCGTGGAGTTCGGATCGCAGGCACGTCACCACGTGACCGCCTTCGGCCTTGCCGACAAGCGTCCCGATGGTGACGGCGTCGTGACCGGCACCGTCACCGTCGACGGCCGTCCGGTCGCCCTGTTCGCCCAGGACCCCACCGCGCTCGGCGGTTCGCTCGGCGAGGTGCACGCCCAGAAGATCGCCATGGTCCAGGACAAGGCCAGCCGCGGTCGCATCCCGGTCGTCGGCCTCCTCGACAGCGGTGGGGCCCGGATCCAGGAGGGGGTCGCCGCACTCGACGGCTACGCCCACATCTTCCACCGCAACGTCCGGTCCTCCGGTCGTGTCCCGCAGATCTCCGTGGTCCTCGGCCCCTGCGCCGGTGGCGCGGTGTACTCCCCGGCCCTGACCGACGTCGTGATCATGGCCCGGGATCGTGCCCACATGTTCGTGACGGGACCCAAGGTCGTGAAGGCCGTGACGTTCGAGGACGTCTCGCTGGCCGACCTCGGAGGTGCCGACGTGCACTCCACCACGAGCGGCGTGGCCCACCTGGTCGCCGATGATGCCGAGGGTGCGCTGGAGCTGACCCGACGGGTCCTGTCCTACCTGCCGTCCTCGGCCTGGGAGGAACCACCGCTGGCCGCGCCGGTCCCGCCCGAGGCGATGCCGGAGATCCCCACCGACCACCGCCAGCCCTACGACGTGCGCGACGTGATCCGCGGGATCGTCGACGGCGGCTCGATGTTGGAGCTCTCCGAGGCGTTCGCCCGCAACATCGTCACCTCCTTCGCGCGCATGGACGGCCGTCCCGTCGGTGTCGTCGCCAACCAGCCGTCGGTGCTGGCTGGGTGCCTCGACATCGCCGCCAGCGAGAAGGCCGCCCGGTTCGTCCGGTTGTGCGACGCGTTCGGGTTGCCCCTGGTGGTCCTGGTCGACGTCCCCGGGTTCCTGCCCGGCACCGGCCAGGAGTCCGCGGGCATCATCCGCAAGGGCGCCAAGCTGCTGTACGCCTTCTCCGAGGCGACGGTGCCGCGGGCGACGGTGATCCTCCGCAAGGCCTACGGCGGCGCGTACATCGTCATGAACTCGCGCAACATCGGTGCCGACGCGGTCTACTCGTGGCCGGGTGCGGAGGTTGCGGTCATGGGTGCAGAGGGTGCGGTCGACGTGCTGTATCGCCGCCCGATCGCCGAGGACCCGGCGAGCCGACCGGAGTACCTCGCCAAGTACAAGGCCGAGGCCCTGCGTCCCGACCTGCCCAACGAGATCCTGAGCGTCGACGAGACCATCGACCCGGGTGACACCCGCAGGGTGCTCCTCGGGACCCTCAACGCGGTTCGCGGATCGCTGGAGCCCGGTTTCCGACACGACAACCTGCCGCAGTAG